A single genomic interval of Bradyrhizobium sp. AZCC 1693 harbors:
- a CDS encoding aspartate carbamoyltransferase catalytic subunit translates to MTPASKSTFVLGHRHLLGIEGLSAADITGLLDLSEEYVELNRQVDKKRTSLRGRTQVNLFFEASTRTQSSFELAGKRLGADVMNMSVSSSSIRKGETLMDTAVTLNAMHPDILVVRHHASGAVELLARKVDGSVINAGDGAHEHPTQALLDALTIRRNKGRLEGLVIAICGDVMHSRVARSNILLLNTMGARVRVVAPSTLLPRGIERMGVEVARDMREGLNGADIVMMLRLQRERMNGSFVPSSQEYFHYFGLDQKKLAYAKPDALVMHPGPMNRGVEIDSIVADGAQSLIREQVEMGVAVRMAVLEALARNLPNA, encoded by the coding sequence ATGACCCCTGCATCGAAATCGACCTTCGTCCTCGGGCACCGGCATCTGCTGGGAATCGAGGGGCTTTCCGCTGCCGATATTACCGGCCTGCTCGACCTTTCCGAGGAATATGTCGAGCTCAATCGCCAGGTGGACAAAAAGCGCACTAGCTTGCGCGGTCGCACCCAGGTGAACCTGTTTTTCGAGGCCTCGACCCGAACCCAATCCTCGTTCGAGCTGGCGGGGAAACGGTTAGGGGCCGACGTCATGAACATGTCGGTATCCTCATCCTCGATCCGCAAGGGCGAGACGCTGATGGACACGGCTGTCACGCTCAACGCCATGCACCCCGACATCCTGGTGGTGCGGCACCACGCCTCCGGCGCGGTGGAACTTCTGGCGCGCAAGGTTGACGGTTCCGTGATCAATGCCGGCGACGGCGCTCACGAACATCCGACCCAGGCGCTGCTCGACGCGCTGACCATCCGCCGCAACAAAGGCCGGCTGGAAGGGCTCGTGATCGCGATCTGCGGCGACGTGATGCATTCCCGCGTGGCGCGCTCCAATATCCTCCTGCTCAACACCATGGGCGCCCGCGTCCGCGTCGTCGCCCCCTCCACGCTGCTGCCGCGCGGCATCGAGCGGATGGGCGTCGAAGTCGCGCGCGACATGCGCGAAGGCCTCAATGGCGCCGATATCGTGATGATGCTGCGGTTGCAGCGCGAGCGCATGAACGGCTCGTTCGTGCCGTCGAGCCAGGAGTACTTCCACTATTTCGGTCTCGACCAGAAGAAGCTCGCTTACGCCAAGCCGGACGCGCTGGTGATGCATCCGGGGCCGATGAACCGCGGTGTCGAGATCGACTCGATCGTGGCGGATGGCGCCCAATCGCTGATCCGCGAACAGGTGGAAATGGGAGTGGCGGTGCGGATGGCGGTGCTCGAAGCACTCGCCCGCAACCTGCCGAATGCTTAA
- a CDS encoding dihydroorotase: MLTERRPILLANARVVDPSRDFDGPGDVLIADGTIRDSKRGIGAAGVPEGTDIINCAGKIVAPGLIDMRAFVGEPGASHRETFASASQAAAAGGITTIICQPDTSPVIDNSATVDFVLRRARDTAIVNIHPMAALTKGLGGEEMTEIGLLKAAGAVAFTDGDRSVTNAQVMRRALTYARDFDALIVHHTEDPDLVGEGVMNEGEFAARLGLAGIPNAAEAVMLERDMRLVALTGGRYHAASLSSIESLEILKRARDAGLYVSASVSINHVTLNENDIGPYRTFLKLSPPLRTEEDRLALVAAVASGLVDVVMSDHNPQDVEVKRLPFAEAAAGAVGLQTMLPAALRLIHNGEMDFKTLIRAMSTRPAELLGLPGGSLRAGSPADVIVIDADTPWVLDPADLKSQCKNTPFDEARFSGRVVRTIVGGRTVYEHV; the protein is encoded by the coding sequence ATGCTGACCGAACGACGCCCGATCCTGCTTGCCAATGCCCGCGTCGTCGATCCCTCAAGGGATTTCGACGGCCCCGGCGACGTCCTGATTGCCGACGGCACCATCCGCGACTCCAAGCGCGGCATCGGCGCGGCCGGCGTGCCAGAGGGCACCGACATCATCAATTGCGCGGGCAAGATCGTCGCCCCCGGGCTGATCGACATGCGCGCCTTTGTCGGCGAGCCCGGCGCCAGCCACCGCGAGACGTTTGCCTCCGCCAGCCAGGCGGCAGCCGCCGGCGGCATCACCACCATCATCTGCCAGCCGGATACTTCGCCCGTCATCGACAATTCGGCGACGGTGGACTTCGTGCTGCGCCGCGCCCGTGACACCGCGATCGTCAACATCCACCCGATGGCTGCGCTGACAAAGGGCCTGGGCGGCGAGGAGATGACCGAGATCGGGCTTCTGAAAGCCGCCGGCGCCGTCGCTTTCACCGATGGCGACCGAAGCGTCACCAACGCCCAGGTGATGCGCCGTGCCCTCACCTATGCCCGCGATTTCGACGCGCTGATCGTGCACCACACCGAAGACCCCGACCTGGTCGGCGAAGGCGTGATGAACGAGGGCGAATTCGCAGCGAGGCTCGGCCTGGCCGGCATTCCCAACGCCGCCGAAGCTGTCATGCTGGAGCGCGACATGCGCCTCGTGGCGCTGACCGGCGGGCGCTATCACGCCGCCTCGCTGTCCTCGATCGAGTCGCTGGAAATCCTCAAGCGCGCGCGCGACGCCGGCCTCTATGTCAGCGCATCGGTGTCGATCAACCACGTCACGCTGAACGAAAACGATATCGGGCCCTACCGGACCTTCCTGAAACTGTCGCCGCCGTTGCGCACCGAGGAGGACCGCCTCGCGCTGGTTGCGGCCGTCGCCTCCGGCCTGGTCGACGTCGTGATGTCCGATCACAACCCGCAGGACGTCGAGGTCAAGCGGCTGCCGTTCGCCGAAGCGGCGGCCGGCGCGGTCGGGCTGCAGACCATGCTGCCGGCGGCCCTGCGGCTGATCCACAACGGTGAGATGGATTTCAAGACGCTGATCCGGGCGATGTCGACACGGCCTGCGGAACTGCTTGGCCTCCCCGGCGGCTCGCTGCGCGCGGGTTCCCCGGCCGACGTCATCGTGATCGATGCCGATACGCCCTGGGTGCTCGATCCCGCCGACCTGAAATCGCAGTGCAAGAACACGCCGTTCGATGAAGCCCGCTTCTCGGGGCGCGTCGTGCGTACTATCGTGGGCGGGCGGACGGTCTATGAACATGTCTGA
- the plsY gene encoding glycerol-3-phosphate 1-O-acyltransferase PlsY, translating into MSDAFLIVAFLLGYLFGSIPFGLVLTKLAGTQDLRSIGSGNIGATNVLRTGRKGLAAATLIGDMLKGTIAVIIAGYCGGANAAMLAALGAFLGHLFPVWLKFNGGKGVATYIGVLIGLFWPAALMFCLIWLATAFTTRYSSLSALVAAFVTPLFLWWFGHPALASLFVVLTLLLFWKHSENIKRLQAGTEGRIGAK; encoded by the coding sequence ATGTCTGACGCATTCCTCATCGTCGCCTTCCTGCTCGGCTATCTCTTCGGCTCGATCCCGTTCGGCCTGGTGCTGACCAAACTCGCCGGCACGCAGGATCTGCGCTCGATCGGAAGCGGCAATATCGGCGCCACCAACGTGCTGCGCACCGGCCGCAAGGGCCTCGCCGCGGCCACCCTGATCGGCGACATGCTCAAGGGTACGATCGCGGTCATCATCGCCGGCTATTGCGGCGGCGCAAACGCGGCGATGCTGGCCGCGCTCGGCGCCTTCCTCGGCCACCTCTTCCCGGTCTGGCTCAAATTCAACGGCGGCAAAGGCGTTGCCACCTATATCGGCGTGCTGATCGGCCTGTTCTGGCCGGCGGCCCTGATGTTCTGCCTGATCTGGTTGGCTACCGCCTTCACCACGCGATACTCCTCGCTCTCGGCGCTGGTGGCAGCCTTCGTCACGCCGCTGTTCCTGTGGTGGTTCGGCCACCCCGCGCTGGCGTCACTGTTCGTCGTGTTGACGTTGCTGCTGTTCTGGAAGCACAGCGAGAACATCAAGCGGCTGCAGGCCGGGACCGAAGGGCGGATCGGGGCGAAGTAG
- a CDS encoding cupin domain-containing protein, giving the protein MLTEIKRGTKLRNAFNKETFVFSGPVDDPAVARFEVILEKGGSGGGNALLHVHPGADEHFAVKSGRIKIVVEGREQIVESGETAVVPRGKPHFFANAGDGAAELEIEFRPAQQQLRFFANFATLAAHRTEWFSSKGDPNFLMIALVLHTYRDHLYLAGPPIFLQKFIFAVLAPVAKLCGYRMAIEPLREERQLAPSPAE; this is encoded by the coding sequence ATGCTGACCGAAATCAAGCGCGGAACGAAGCTGCGCAACGCCTTCAACAAGGAGACGTTCGTGTTCTCAGGCCCGGTCGATGACCCGGCGGTGGCCCGTTTCGAGGTCATCCTGGAAAAAGGCGGTTCGGGCGGCGGGAACGCGCTGCTTCATGTCCATCCCGGTGCGGACGAGCATTTTGCGGTGAAGTCGGGCCGCATCAAAATTGTCGTCGAGGGCAGGGAACAGATTGTCGAGAGCGGCGAAACCGCGGTCGTGCCACGCGGCAAGCCGCACTTCTTTGCCAATGCCGGCGACGGTGCGGCCGAGTTGGAGATCGAGTTCAGGCCGGCGCAGCAGCAGCTTCGCTTCTTCGCGAATTTCGCAACCCTTGCCGCGCATCGGACCGAGTGGTTTTCCAGCAAGGGTGATCCGAATTTTCTCATGATCGCGCTGGTGCTGCACACCTATCGCGACCACCTCTATCTCGCGGGCCCGCCGATCTTCCTGCAGAAATTCATCTTCGCAGTGCTGGCGCCGGTGGCGAAGCTCTGCGGGTACCGGATGGCGATCGAGCCGCTCCGCGAAGAGCGGCAGCTCGCGCCGAGCCCGGCCGAGTAG